TTCCCGCCGATCCTCTCCCCCAGGGCGGCAAAGTCGTACTTCAGCGCATCATAGAGGACGACCTCCATCTCCCCCCGGCCGATCTCCTCCGTGAACCTCTCCGACACGAGCTCCGCCAGCTTCCTGTCCGACTCTATCGCGATGAGCCTCTTTGCCCGACTGACGAGGAGTTGGGTCAAAACGCCCGTCCCCGGCCCTATCTCAACGATCGTATCATTCCCCCCCACCATTGCTGTGTCGACGATCCTCCCGGCGATCGCCCCCTGAACGAGGAAGTGCTGCCCCCTCCCCTTGTAGGGGAAAATCCCGCTATCTCTGAGCGTCCTCTTTAACGATCCTGCTTTCACTCTATTATCAAATATCCGATTTTTCCCCGCCGCTCTTTATCTTCCTAAGGGCGAAGACCGACCTCAGTGTAACGAAGTAGGCAATAACGGCGGTGATCGTCCCCACCATGAGAAAACCGACGACCAAAGAGAGCATGACCTCGGATCCGAGGGACATGAGCCCGTTGAAGTCGTTGACAACATTATCGGGCATTTCAAGGGAGTAGCCAAGGATCGCCTTTCCGAGCTTTAGCTCGTAGAAGTAAAAAACCGGCATCGTAAAGGGATTGGCGAAGAACGTCCCGGCCAGGGCGGAGAGCTTGTTTGCCCTTAAGATAAAGGAGAGGCCGAGGGCGAAGATGGTCTGCGTTCCGGCGAGTGGTGAAAACGCCATCAATACGCCGATCCCCATCCCGAGGGCGATCTGGCCCGGCGTGTCGTCGGATTTTACGGCCCTTTTCAGAAGGTCCTTGAAGCTTCTCCTCTTCTTCTTTTTTTTACTTTCGTCTTTTTCTTCTACCTCGGCCTCGCCCATCACCACCTCTTTACCTCCAACCTCTGCCTCGTTTTTTCGCTCCATGCCTCTCCTTTTGCCCTTTCGTTTTGACCGTCAAATCTTCACCCTTGCCCTTAAATCTTCATCCTCGATATCGCGTTCATATCGCCCCTTTCAAGGCTCGCCTCTCCCGCCTTGATGACCCCCACCGCCCCTATCATCGCCCCGTTGTCGGTGCATAGCTCCCTCTTCGGAATCACCACCCTGATGCCGTGCTCGTTTGCCCTCTCGATCATGGCCTCCCTTAGGGCGCTGTTTGACGCCACCCCCCCGCACAGGACGACCGTTTTTATCGAATCGGAGCGCCCATCTATATTTACATACGAGAGCGCAAGGCCAATGCTCTTCGTAACGAGGACCTCGACCACCGCCTCCTGAAACCCAAGGGCGATCCTGCGCGTAAGCTCCCCGTTCAATTGACCGTCCGCCTCTCTCTCCTTGATGAAGTTCCTAACGGACGTCTTGACGCCCGAAAACGAAAAGTCGAACGAATCCTTTTCGAGGTAGGCCCTGGGAAACTTTACTCCCTCCTCTCCCCTATCTCTGGCCGCGGCCGCCGCCCCCTCGATCAGTCTCCCCCCCGGGTACCCGAGCCCCAGAAGCTTTGCCACCTTGTCGAAGGCCTCCCCGGCGGCGTCGTCAAGCGTCTGCCCCATCAAGATGTATTCCATATCCCCACCGCCGTTTTCCCCGCCGATCTCTCTCACGACGTAGAGGCTGGTGTGTCCGCCGGAGACCACCAGTGCCACAAAGGGTAGTGTCGGGGGGTCTTCGGTCAAGAGGCTCGATGCAATATGCCCCTCGATGTGATTTACGCCCAGGAGGGGGATCTCGAGGGCGAGGCTCATCGCCTTTGCGGCGGATATGCCGGAGACCAGGGAACCGACAAGCCCCGGCCCCTGAGTCACTGCGATAATATCTATTTCCTTCAGTGAAACCCCGGCGGTCTCGAGGGCGGAGTCGATTATCGGTATGATGTTCTCCAGGTGCTTCCTGCTGGCAAGCTCCGGGACAACGCCCCCGAACTTCGTGTGCACCTCGTCCTGCGAGGAGACGATGTTGGACAATATCTTGAAATCCCCCGTGACCACGGCGGCCGACGTGTCGTCGCAGGAGGTATCTATCCCGAGGACAAGCATGAAAATCGGACTCCTAAACTTCCATATTCAAGAATTCGGTTGCAGATAGGGCCGAATTCCACTAAACTTAACAATACACCGATTTTGCGGCCAAGTCAAGACGGACTTAATAACTAAGCCGGGAATATGGAATCAGGATTTAAAAGGATATACACGGTAAGCGAGATTACCTCGGAAATAGCCGATAAGCTCGAGAAGGAGTTCCCCTTCGTTTGGGTGGAAGGGGAGATAACCGGTTTGAGGAGGCCGGCGTCGGGCCATATATATTTTTCGCTGAAGGACGAGGACGCTAGCCTCAGGTGCGTCATGTTCAAGCAGAATACGAGATACCTGTCTGTAATAACCACAGATTTTGCCGACGATGACGATTACGAAGGGGGAGGCGAAAGGGAGAGCGACGATGAATCTAATCAGCCCTCCCTCTTTGCCTTCAGGCCCGCCGCCCGAAAAACGGCTCCCTTCAGACCGGAGGACGGACAGCACGTCCTGGTCATGGGCAGAATCGGGGTCTACGCCGCGAGGGGCGAGTACCAGCTTGTCGCGGAGGTGATCGAGCCGGTCGGTATCGGGACTATGACCTTGGCCCTGGAGCGTTTAAAGGAGGACCTGAAGGAGAAGGGCTACTTCGACCCGGAAAGGAAAAAGCCCCTTCCCTTCCTCCCGAAAAAGATCGCCGTGGTGACGTCGCCAACGGGGGCGGCCCTTTTCGACATACTTAAGGTAATTTACCAGAGGCACCCGAAGGCCCACGTGATTGTCTGCCCTGCCCGGGTTCAGGGGGAGGGGGCGGAGCTGGAGATAGCCCATGCGATCGATCTCGTAAACGAAAACGGGCTTGCCGACGTCATCATCTGCGGGAGGGGGGGCGGAAGCCTGGAAGACCTAATGCCCTTCAACACGAAGGAAGTGGCCGACGCCGCCTTCAGGTCAAAAATCCCGATCGTCTCCGCCGTAGGGCACGAGATAGATTTCACCATCCTCGACTTCACGGCGGACGTCCGCGCCCCCACGCCTACCGCCGCCGCCGAGATGGTCGTCCCGAGAATCGACGACCTCCTCATGACAATAGACACAGCCTTTGAGAGGCTGACGGCGGGGGCGGAGGACGCCCTCACAAAAAGAAAGAGGGAGCTGACAAACCTCCTGAAGCGACTGAGGACGCCGGAAGATTCTATAGAGCTTATGAGGAGAAGGATCGAGGCGATGGCCCGGCTCTTCGTGACGTCCGTCTCCGGGAAGCTGGATGAGAGAAAAATCCGCTTTTGGTCGGCCGCCTCGGCACTGAAAAAGATGAGCCCAAGAGACGTCCTGGCGAGGGGATACGCCGTCGTTAGGCGGGCAGATACGGGCGAGGTGATCCGAAACGCCGGCCAGATCGAGGTCGGGGAGACGGCGGAGATAAGCCTCCACACAGGCAGCCTTACCGCAAATGTTGTCAAACGCGATATAAAGGATTGAAGATACAAGGTGAATATCATAAAGCGGCTCGTAGTTACTTCTTTATTTATGTTGCCCTTCAATTTCGTTCCCCTTGCCCTCTCTGCCACGCTGAACGCCCCGGAGGTCGTAAAACAGGGAAAAGTCTACATCGTTGGGCTCTCGGGAGAAAAGGATATCTCGATCGTCAAAGGAACGTTCTGCAAAAAGAACGTCTACTTCAACCGGACGCCCTACCCGGGGACA
Above is a genomic segment from Candidatus Zymogenus saltonus containing:
- a CDS encoding DUF2062 domain-containing protein codes for the protein MERKNEAEVGGKEVVMGEAEVEEKDESKKKKKRRSFKDLLKRAVKSDDTPGQIALGMGIGVLMAFSPLAGTQTIFALGLSFILRANKLSALAGTFFANPFTMPVFYFYELKLGKAILGYSLEMPDNVVNDFNGLMSLGSEVMLSLVVGFLMVGTITAVIAYFVTLRSVFALRKIKSGGEKSDI
- the tsaD gene encoding tRNA (adenosine(37)-N6)-threonylcarbamoyltransferase complex transferase subunit TsaD, which codes for MLVLGIDTSCDDTSAAVVTGDFKILSNIVSSQDEVHTKFGGVVPELASRKHLENIIPIIDSALETAGVSLKEIDIIAVTQGPGLVGSLVSGISAAKAMSLALEIPLLGVNHIEGHIASSLLTEDPPTLPFVALVVSGGHTSLYVVREIGGENGGGDMEYILMGQTLDDAAGEAFDKVAKLLGLGYPGGRLIEGAAAAARDRGEEGVKFPRAYLEKDSFDFSFSGVKTSVRNFIKEREADGQLNGELTRRIALGFQEAVVEVLVTKSIGLALSYVNIDGRSDSIKTVVLCGGVASNSALREAMIERANEHGIRVVIPKRELCTDNGAMIGAVGVIKAGEASLERGDMNAISRMKI
- the xseA gene encoding exodeoxyribonuclease VII large subunit, whose amino-acid sequence is MESGFKRIYTVSEITSEIADKLEKEFPFVWVEGEITGLRRPASGHIYFSLKDEDASLRCVMFKQNTRYLSVITTDFADDDDYEGGGERESDDESNQPSLFAFRPAARKTAPFRPEDGQHVLVMGRIGVYAARGEYQLVAEVIEPVGIGTMTLALERLKEDLKEKGYFDPERKKPLPFLPKKIAVVTSPTGAALFDILKVIYQRHPKAHVIVCPARVQGEGAELEIAHAIDLVNENGLADVIICGRGGGSLEDLMPFNTKEVADAAFRSKIPIVSAVGHEIDFTILDFTADVRAPTPTAAAEMVVPRIDDLLMTIDTAFERLTAGAEDALTKRKRELTNLLKRLRTPEDSIELMRRRIEAMARLFVTSVSGKLDERKIRFWSAASALKKMSPRDVLARGYAVVRRADTGEVIRNAGQIEVGETAEISLHTGSLTANVVKRDIKD